The following nucleotide sequence is from Pseudonocardia sp. C8.
TGGCCGTGTCACTGCTGGCCAGGTGCAGCGCGCCCTCGGACGCCTGCTGGCCCTCCAGGTAGCGGGTGAGCTGGCCGGGCCGCTGCATCAGCCAGGTCTCCCGCGAGTGGGGATCGCTCATCCAGTCGTGCCCGGTGACCTCGAGGACCTCCAGGTCGTCGCGCCACACCCGCAGCGCCGCCCGCACCTGGTCGATGTCGTTCGGGTCCAGGCGGGTGGAGTCGGCACCGAAGCCGACCAGGACCGCGTCGTCGTCACCGAGGTACTCGGTCCGGACCACGGCCAGCGGACGGTCGGCCGCCGAGTAGGCGAAGAACGGCTGCAGCGGGCCGCGGACCCGGATCCAGGCCTTGACGCCCTGCGACGCCGTGCCCTCCTTGCTCGCGGCGCGCTTCGCCTCGTTCAGCGGCGGGGAGACGTCGAGGTCGCCGAGGATGTTCTGCGGGAGCGTCAGGACGACCCGCTTCGCGGACAGGGTCTCGCCGTCGGCGAGCCGGACGGTCGCCCGCCCGTCGCCGTGCTCGACCCGGACCACCTCGGCGCCGGTGCGGATCTCACCGGTCACCTCGGCGGCGATCGCGTCGACCAGGCTCCTCGTCCCTTCTGCGAGCCGGAAGACCGCGGAGGCCTCGTGCATCAGGTGCCACGAGCCGGCCGCCGCGGCGGTCCAGCGCAGGGCGTTGGTGAAGGCGCCGGCCTCGAGCGGGGCGTTGAAGTGCCCGACCCACGCGGCCTCGTTGGCCTGGAGCTCCTCGTCGGAGAGCTCGGCCTCGGCCAGCTTCTCGGCGATGCTGAAGCCGTCGACCGAGGCCAGTTCCGGGTTCGACACCGGCTGGTGCGGGCGGGGGATCCACTGCATCGTCCCGTCCAGCACGCGCCGCATGCCCGGGTCGATCAGCTCCATGAACTCGTCCAGCGTGCCGGTCCGGACCTGGTCCGCCGCGAGCCAGTAGGCGGTCTCGGGCCGCGGCCCCCGGGTGATGTCCAGGCCGTAGCGGGCGATCTCGGCCCAGACGTGCGGCTGGGTCCAGTGCAGCCACGTGCCGCCGATCTCCAGGTCGCGGCCGAGGCGCCGGTCGGTCCAGACCCGGCCGCCCAGCCGGTCACGGGCCTCGAGCACGACCACCCGGAGGCCCTCGCGGCCCAGCTCGCGGGCCACGACGAGGCCCGCGACGCCGGCACCGACGACGATCACATCCGCATCGGCTTCGTTTCCTGCGGGCCCCATCGGCAACTCCTTCGTCAGTGTGAGGCGAGTCAGCGTTCTGTTCAGATAGTGAACAAGTAGTTCGAAAACGCTGAGAGCGATGGTGCGGTCGCCCCGGGGTTCTGTCAACCCTGCTGAGGCGGCGGATTCCGGACGTGGCCGGGCCGCTCGTGTGGCTGCCGCCACACCGCGAAGGGGTTGTTCAGTATGCGAACCTCCTGTTCGAATAAATCCGTGGTTGGCCGATCCGGCCGCATGTGCGGGGGCCACCGCGCCCGACGACGTTCCGAGGAAGGAGCACGTCCATGTCTCATGTCGACGACGCCATCGAGGCCCTCTCCCGGGCGGGTGTGGTGCTGGTGGTCGATGACGAGGACCGCGAGAACGAGGGCGACCTCATCATGGCCGCCGAGTACGCCGACACCGACTCCGTCGCGTACTTCCTCGAGCACACGTCCGGCTTCCTGTGCGTCGCGATCGACGAGGAGCGGGCCGCGGAGCTCGACCTGGGCCTGATGGTTCCCGAGAACACCGAGAAGCAGGGCACGGCCTTCCTCGTGAGCGTCGACTACCTGCCGGGGACCACGACCGGCATCAGCGCGGGTGACCGCGCGGCCACCATCCGTGCGCTGGCCGACCCGGCGCTCGACCCGGCCGACCTCGCCCGGCCCGGCCACATCATGCCGCTGCTGGCGCGCCCCGGCGGGGTGCTGGAGCGGCCGGGGCACACCGAGGCGGGCGTGGACCTGTGCCGGATGGCCGGACTCAGCGGCGCCGCATTGCTGTGCGAGATCGTCACCCCGGACCGCCGGTCGATGCTCCGCGGCGACGGCCTCGCCGACTTCGCCCGGCGGCACCGGATCCCGATCGTCACAATCGACGAGCTGCGTGCGTACCGCAGCGCCGCCCGGCCGGTGGTGACCCGTACCGGCCAGAGCATGCTCCCGACCGAGGCCGGCACGTTCGAGGCGATCGCCTACCGCTCCCCCGGGGAGGGCGTCGAGCACATGGCGCTCGTCATGGGCGACGTGACGTCGGGCAGCCCGCTCGTCCGCCTGCACAGCGAGTGCATCACCGGGGACATCGCGGGCTCGCTGCGGTGCGACTGCGGCACCCAGCTGCGGGCGGCGATGGCCGCGATCAGCGAGGCCGGAGCCGGCGTGCTCGTCTACCTGCGCGGTCACGAGGGCCGGGGGATCGGCCTGGGGGACAAGCTCCGGGCCTACCAGCTGCAGATGCACGAGGGCCTCGACACGGTCGACGCGAACGTCAGCCTGGGCCTGCCCGTGGACGGGCGGGACTACGGGGCGGCCTGCGACATCCTCGTGGACCTCGGCGTGCGCCGCGTCCGGCTGCTGACGAACAACCCGGACAAGGTCCGGGCCGTCGAGGCGGCCGGGCTGTCGGTGGAGCGGGCCGCGCACGAGTTCCACGCCAACCACCACAACGTCCGGTACCTGGAAGCGAAGCGGGACCGGCTGGGGCACGAGCTCCACCAGCTCGCCTGATCTCGCGCCGGGACACCTGCATCGGCGTAGCGAGCAGCGGGCTCTGCGCCAGAAGGGAACTCACTGGTGAGCAACAACGCAGTTGACGACACCCCATCGGACTCGTCCGCGAGAAGACGGTTCCTGACCCGGCTGACCATCGTGGTCGCCGGCGGCATGTTCATCGACGGCTACGTCCTCGGCATCATCGGGACGGTGATCGGGAACGTCGCCACCGATCTCGAGCTGTCCGTACTCGGCGAGGGACTCATCGGCGCGGCCGCCTTGATCGGCATCTTCGCCGGCGGCCCGCTCGGGGGCTACTTCGCCGACAAGTTCGGCCGCAAGCCGATGTTCACGATCGACCTCGGGATCTTCGTGGTCGGCTCGGTCCTCCAGTTCTTCGTCGAGTCGAGCTGGCAGCTCTTCCTCGTACGCCTGCTCATGGGTGTGGCGGTCGGCGCCGAGTACTCGATCGGCTGGCCGTTGATGGCCGAGTTCGCGCCCGCCCGGCTCCGCGGCCGGTGCCTGGCACTGTCCGAGGTCGCCTGGTACGTCGGCTTCGTCGCCGCGTTCGTCGTCGGCTACCTGCTGATCACCTTCTACCAGGCCGACTGGCGCGTCGTGCTCGCCACCAGCACCATCCCGGCGGTCATCCTGTTCGTCGGCCGCCTGGGGCTGCCGGAGTCGCCGCGATGGCTGATCAACAAGGGGCGGACCGAGGAGGCCCGGCACATCGCGGAGACCTGGATCGAGGAGGGTCCCGACCAGGACGACATCTTCGGCGAGGGGCAGGCGACCGGCTCGTTCCGGAGCCTGTTCTCGGCGCGGCACTGGCGCGCCACCGCGTTCATCTCCATCTTCTGGTTCTGCACGGTGACGCCCTACTTCGCCATCGCCACGTTCTCGGCGAGCGTGCTGACCCAGTACGGCCTCGGTGAGGACGGTCTCCTCGGCGCCATCGGGGTGAACGGCGTCGCCCTCGCGGGTGTCGTCGTGTCCTGCCTGCTCATCGATCGGGTCGGCCGGCGGGCGTTCACGATCCCGCAGCAGTGGGTGTGTGCCGTCGTCCTGGTCGCGATCGGCCTGTGGACGTCCGCGCCCCCGTGGGTCATCCTGGCGTGCTTCCTGGTGTTCGCGTTCGCCAACGCCATGTGCACCGCGCTCACCGGCGTCTACCCCGGCGAGGTGCTGCCGACCGAGATCCGGGGCATCGGCACCGGGTTCGCCACGGCCGTGAGCCGGGTCGGTGCCGGTATCGGGACGTTCCTGTTCCCGTGGTCCATGTCGGACCTCGGCCCGGGTACCACGATGCTGGTGGCCGCGGGGGTCTGCGTCGTGGGCGCGGCGGTCTCGCAGGTCCTGGCCCCGGAGACGGCCGGCCGCACCCTCAACGAGATCTCGGGCGGCTCGCCGGCCGAGCCGCTCGCGACGGTGTCCGAGTAGGGACGGGAAGGTCCCGGACACGAGCCGACGCCGCACCCGTCCACGGACGGTGCGGCGTCGGCCTTGCCGGGGAGTCGGCTACTGGGGGTACGCGGTGATGGTCAGGAACACGACGGGCAGCTGGTTCAGCGTCTCCGGGCCGTGCGGGCCCTCCCCGTCGAAGATCAGCGCGTCCCCGGGTTTCATCTCGTACCGGGCGTCACCGTGCACGTAGACCATCACGCCCTCGAGCATGTACAGGAACTCCGTGCCCGAGTGCTGGAACACGGGGAAGACCTCGCTGGACTCGGTCAGCGTGCACAGCAGCGGTTCGAGCCGCTTGTGCTCGCCCCGCAGCCCGCCGAGCAACCGGTAGAGGTGCCCCACGTGGCTGCCGCGCCGGATGATCAGCGCGCCCTGGCCGGCCGGGGTGTAGACCGCCTCCCGGTCGGCGTCGGCCCCGCGGAACAACGCGGTGACCGGGATCTCGAGGGCCGCGGCGAGCCGTTTGAGGATCGACAGGCTGCACGACGTCTGCGCGTGTTCGATCTTGGACAGCATGGCCTTCGAGATCCCGACGTCCCGGGCGAGCGCGCTGATGGTGAGGCCCTTGAGCATCCGGTGCTCGCGGGCCCGGGCCGCGATGATCTTCTCGAGGTCGTTGTCATCCGTGACCGGAGAGGTCGCCGGCGGCGCCTGTTCCGGCTCGACGGAACCGACTGGTCGTGGCCTCACCTCGACCAGGGTACTCGGTACGTCGGCCGCCACCTGCGCGGACGCGTGTCGTGCCGCCCCCTCAGGCGCCTGCACGGCCGGGCTCCCTAACCGGCCACGGCGGCCAGCACCTGGCCGACGACCACCATCGCCACACCGCCGGCGAGCGCGAGGAACGGCCGGATGCCGGCCCGGCGGACGAGCACGCCGGTCGGTCCCCGCTCGGAGGCCGGGAGGTCCTCGTACATGGTGTCGGGGAAGACGCCCCGGTCCTGGACGAAGTGCCGGTAGGCGAACACCGGCAGGATGATGGCCGCGCCGACGAGCCCGAAGACCAGCGCACCGGCGCCCCAGACGCTCGCGCCCCAGCCGAGCAGCAGCGCGTTGACGAACGCCAGCACCGTGCCCAGCGCGAGCAGCGCCGTCGGGGCGCGGAAGGGGCGCGGGGTGGAGGGGTTGTCGAGGCGGTGCATCCAGCCCGCGTTGAGGTTGAGGAAGTTGAAGATCATGTAGCAGACCGTGGACGCGGCCAGGACGAACACCGCGTCGCTGAGCAGCAGCAGCAGCAGGTTGAAGACCAGGTCGGTCCACATCGCCCTGGTGGGGGCACCGTGCCGGTTGGCGTGGCCCAGGAACCGGGGCAGCCACCCGTCACGCGACCCCTGGTAGAGGGTCCGGGACGAGCCGGCCATCGTGGTCATGATCGTGAGCAGAAGCGCCAGCACGAGCATCACGATCAGCAGGTTGGCGATCACGGGGCCGCCACCGACGATCTCGGTCATCGCCTGGCCGACGCCGTCGCCGTCGACGATGCCCGGCTCCGCGAGCCGCTCGGGCCCCAGCGCGCCCTGGAACGCGATCGGGACCAGGAGGTAGATCACCAGGCAGGCCAGGCCCGCGGCCATGATGGCGCGCACGGTGTCCCGGCCGGGGTCGCGGAACTCGGCGGTGTAGCAGATCGAGGTCTCGAACGCGTACGCCGACCAGGCCGCGAGGAATAGGCCGCCGGCGAGCAGGGTCCAGCCGGACAGGTCCCACGCGCCGCTGAGCGGCACGAACGGCGCGAAGTTGCTGGCGAGCACGTCACCGGTGAGCAGCGGCACCAGTCCGATGATCAGCAGCGGGACGAGCACGGCCAGGCCGATGATCGTCTGCACCCGGGCGGCGCGCAGGATCCCGCCGTGCTGGAGTGCGAAGACCAGGAGCAGGAACAGCGCGGCGACGACGAACGTCGCGTTGATCCGCAGCTCCAGGCCCTCGCTCAGGAACTCCAGCGGCAGCAGCGTCATCGACCAGGTGTTGACGACGGCGTCCGCCGGGAACAGCGCGGTCAGCACGTAACCGGCCGCGAGGCTGGACCCGATCATCAGCACCGGTGACCAGGCGAGCCAGTTGCACCAGACCGACAGCGGTGCGACGAGCTTGGAGTAGCGGACCCAGGCCATCGCCCCGTAGACCGAGGCCCCGCCGGACTTGCGGGGGAACAGCCCGGCGATCTCGGCCCAGATGAACGACTGGACCAGGCCGAAGGCGATCGACACCCCCCACACCAGCACGGACGGGGCGCCGATCGTGGCGGCGATCGTGCCGATGGAGAACAGGACGAGTGCGGGCACGCCGCTGGCGATCCAGAAGGCACCCTTCCAGTCCAGGGTGCGGTGCAGCCGATCGTCGTCGGCCACTGATGTCGTGGCGGTCGTGTGTTCCGGTTCGGGCGCGATACCGGCCATCGTCGGCCTCCTTTGCGTACGGGCGCCGGCACGCCGCTAGGTGATGGATGCCGGCGCCCGACGCATCGGATCGGTCAGTGTCCGGATGGGGGCTCCCAGCCCTCGAGACGTGGCGGCTTCCAGTTGTCGCCGACGGTCGGCGAGTTCTCGAGCCAGGAGCCCAGCTCCGGTTGCGGGAACTTGGCGTGCTTGTGCTTCAGCCAGATCCCGTAGGAGTTCCCCTCCTGCAGGTGCTTGACGAGAACCTTGCGGGCGTACTCGTCCTCACGGCCCTCCGGAACCGGAAAGTGGATCTTCAGGAAGGCGTTCGTGTACCGGTCGAAGACGGCGGGGATGCCGTCCTCCTCCATGAGGTGGATGTCCTCCAGCCAGTTGATGTCCTCGCCGGGCGTGGCGGCCTCGAGGTCGATGTCGTCGACCAGCGAGGGATCGAACTGGTAGGGGAACGTCTGACCGGTCAGTTCCTCGGTGTCGATTCCCTGCCGGGTGGTCAGGTGACGTGCGGAGAGGTCGAAATCAGACATCTCGGCTACCCCCGGTGTCGTTGGCGATGTGCTTGGCGAGCAGGTCCCGGATCTCGGTGAGCGTCTCCTCCTCGGTCACGCCGGGGATGTACTTGGTTCCCGCGAGCGGGACGCGGGCCATCGCGGCGGACTCGGTCGTGAGTGCCGCGAGGTCCTCGGGCTCCAGGCTGTGCACGTCGGTCTTGCCGCAGGCGCGGGCGAGCATCTGGACCTCGAGCGTGAGCGTGTGCAGGAAGTTGTAGACGCGCTCCGCGGCCTCGTCGACGACCAGCCGCTTGCGCAGCTCCGGGTCCTGGGTGGTGATGCCGGCCGGGTCGCGACCGGTGTGCATGTGGTAGAAGTCGCTGGCCGGGACGCCGATGGTGCCCTCGTAGTCGGTGACCCCCGGGATGTTCTTGTTGGATCCCAGCGCCATCAGCGCGGCGGTGCCGATCGCGACGGCCTTGGCGCCGAGCGCGATGCACTTGGCGATGTCACCGCCGTTGCGGATACCCCCGGCCACCACGAGGTCGATCTCGTCGGCGAGGCCGACGTCCTCCAGCGCCCGCCGGGCCTCCGGGATGGCCGACATCAGCGGGATGCCGGTCTCCTCGGTGGCGATGTGCGGCCCGGCACCGGTGCCGCCCTCGGCACCGTCGAGGAAGATGACGTCCGGCCCGCACTTGGCCGCCATGCGTACGTCGTCGTAGACGCGCGAGGCACCGAGCTTGAGCTGGATCGGGACCTGGTAGTCGGTCGCCTCGCGGATCTCCTGGATCTTCAGCGACAGGTCGTCCGGGCCGAGCCAGTCCGGGTGCCGGGCCGGTGAACGCTGGTCGATGCCGGCCGGCAGCGACCGCATCTCGGCGACCTGCTCGGTGACCTTCTGGCCCATGAGGTGGCCACCCATGCCGACCTTGCAGCCCTGACCGATGAAGAACTCGATCGCGTCGGCCAGCATCAGGTGGTGCGGGTTGAAGCCGTACCGGCTCTGGATGACCTGGTAGTACCACTTCGTGGACAGGTCGCGCTCCGGCGGGATCATCCCGCCCTCACCCGAACAGGTCGCCGTGCCGGCCATCGACGCGCCCTTGGCCAGCGCCATCTTGGCCTCGAGCGAGAGCGCGCCGAAGCTCATGCCCGTGATGTAGACGGGGATGTCGAGCTCGAGCGGCTTCTTCGCGAAGCGCGCGCCGAGCACGGTCTTCGTCTCGCACTTCTCGCGGTAGCCCTCGATCACGAAGCGGGTGAGGGTACCGGGCAGGAACACGAGGTCGTCCCAGTGCGGGATCTTCTTGAAGATCCCGCCACCACGCATCCGGTAGCGGCCGAGCTCGGCCTTCATGTGGATGTCGTTGATGACCTCGGGGGTGAAGATCTGGCTCCGGCCGAGGACCGTGTGCTCGGAGGGTGCTGTCTCGTCAGCCATGTCACTCTCCTCTAGAGGACGAGCTTGCGCTCGGAGGGCTCGAGGGTGTCGTAGTTGTAGAGCTGCTTGCCGCAGACGAACTTCCGGAACGTGTCCGGCTTGTCCATGCGGTAGATGCGGAACTTCCGGTCGAGCAGCTCGTGGTCCTCGGGGCCCATCTCCTCCTCGACGCAGTCGACGCCCAGCGAGGCGACCTTGCCGGCGACGTAGATGCTGCCGTCGTACATCGAGTCGCCGAGCCCGGGTCCGGCGTCGCCGCAGATGATCTGCCGGCCGCGCTGCATCATGAACCCGGTCATCGACCCGGTGTTGCCGCCGACGAGGATCGTCCCGCCCTTCTGGTCGATGCCGGTGCGGGCGCCCACGTGCCCCCGGATCACCAGGTCACCGCCGCGGAGGGCGGCTCCGGTCAGCGAGCCGGCGTTCTTGTCGACGACCACGACGCCGGACATCATGTTCTCCCCGAGCGACCACCCGACCCGGCCGGTCACGTGGATCTCGGGGCCGTCGCCGAGGGTGCAGGCGAAGTAGCCGAGGCTGCCGTCGATGGTGATCCGGCAGCGGGCCAGCAGGCCCACGGCCACCGAGTGCTTCGCCCCCGGGTTCGTGATGGTGACGTTGCGGATGTCCTCGCCGTAGACGAGGCGGCGCAGCTCCAGGTTGATCAGGCGGGGGCTCAGGTCGGCCGCGTCGATCACCGCGGAGTCCCCGTCGATCCGGGCGGTCTTCGGGGCTTCGGCGTCGGGCTCGGCGAGCCCGCGCACGTCGTAGCGCACCGGGCGGGACGTCTCGTTCACCGCGACCACACCAGCACCTCCTTCTCGTAGGGGTCGTACGAATCGATCTCCTGAGGAAGGACCGCGCGGATGGCGCTCTCCTCGGAGGCCAGGGCGACGAGGTTGTCGGCCTGGTGCAGGACCAGCGGCTTCGCGGCCATCTCGTCCTTGGCCATGCCGAGGCTGTCCTCGGTCACCACGAGATAGGTGAAGACGCCGTCGAGGTCCTCGAGGCTCTGCTTCATCGCCGTCTCGAGGCTGAGCCCGTCGGCCAGGCGCTCGGCCAGGTACACGGCGATGATCTCCGAGTCGCACTCGGACTGGAACCGGTGACCGGAGCGCTCGAGCCGGCGCCGCCACTGGTGGTAGTTCGTCAGCTGCCCGTTGTGCACCACGGCCACGTCGGAGAACGGGTAGGCCCAGTACGGGTGCGCCCCGGCGATGTCGACGTCGGACTCGGTGGCCATCCGTACGTGGCCGATGGCGTGCGTCCCGCGGAACGCGTCCAGCTTGTACTGGCCGGCGACGGTGTTGGCGTCACCGAGGTCCTTCACGATCTCGAGGGAGTGGCCCAGGGAGAGCACCTCGCAGCCCGGGATGTTCTCGACGTAGTCGGCCAGCGGCTTGAGCTCGCCCTCGTACCGGAACTCGGCCCGGTAGGCGTAGGCGGACTCGCCGTCCACCCGGTCCACCGACGCGCCGATCTTGGAGAGGCGCGACTCCACCTCACGCCGGCTGCGCTCGAGCCGCTCGGAGAAGTCGAAGTCCGACGTGTCGTTCGGGTCGGCGAGCTTGAACCGCATGACCAGGTGGTCCTTGGGCTCACCGTAGAGCGCGTATCCGGCCGAGTCCGGCCCCCGATGCTTCATCGACTGAAGCATCTTGGTCATCTCGCGGCCGACGTCCCCCGGCCCGTCCAGGTGGATGATTCCGGCAATCCCACACATGCGTCTGTCCTTTTCGGTCGATCAGGGAAGGATGTCCAGGTATTCCTTGACGTCCCAGTCCGTCACGCTGGCGCAGAAGCGCTCCCACTCGTCGCGCTTGTAGTGCTCGAAGACCCGGTACATGTCGCCCGGCATGGCGCTGCGGACGACCTCGTCGGCCCGGAGCGACTCCAGGGCGTCGCCCAGGGTCATCGGGATCTTCTTGACCTCCTTCCCCTCCGCCATGGCGGTGTAGATGTTGCGCTCCTCGGGCGGTCCCGGGTCGAGGTTGCGCTCGATACCGTCGGCCATCGCCGTGATCAGCCCGGCGAACGAGAGGTAGGGGTTGACCGCGGAGTCCACGGACCGATACTCGAAGCGGTCGGGCGCGCTCACCCGGAGCGCGGTCGTGCGGTTCTGGTAGCCCCAGTCCGCGTAGAGCGGGGCCCAGAACCCGGTGTCCCACAGCCGGCGGTACGAGTTCACGGTCGGAGAGGTGATGCAGGTGAGGGCGGAGAGGTGCTCGAGCACGCCTCCGATCGCCGCGAGGCCGAGCTTGCTCGGCATGCGCGGGTCGTCACCGTCCGGGAGGAAGACGTTGGTGTCGTCCTGCCACAGCGACATGTTGTGGTGACACCCGTTCGCCGACACCCCCATGAACGGCTTCGGCATGAAGCAGGGGAAGGCGTTGAACTCGCGACCGACCTGCTTGCAGATCTGCCGGTACGTGGTGAGCCGGTCGGCGGTCAGCTCGGCCCGGTCGAACTGCCAGTTCAGCTCAAGCTGGCCGGGCGCGTCCTCGTGGTCGCCCTGGATCATGTCCAGGCCCATCGCGACGCCGTACTCGTTCACGCGGTGGATCAGCGGCTGCAGCTCGGAGAACTGGTCGATGTGGTAGCAGAACGGCTTGGTCATGCCCTCGACGGACGGCGTGCCGTCGGGGTTCTTCTTCAGCCACATCATCTCGGGCTCGGTGCCGACCCGCAGGTGCAGGCCGGTCCGCTCCTCGAAGTCCCGGTGGATGCGCTTGAGGTTCCCCCGGCAGTCGGAGGTCAGGTACGCGCCCGGGTCCTCGGGCTCCTCGCGGCCGCGGAACAGCGTGCAGAAGACGCGGGCCGTCTGCGGGTCCCAGGGCAGGACCTGGAAGGTCTCCACGTCGGGGAGGCCGACGAGCTCGCACGCCTCGGCGCCGTACCCGATGTACTCGCCGTGGCGGTCGATGAAGAGGTTCGCGGTCGAGCCGTAGACGAGCTGGAAGCCCTTGTTCGCGAAGCGTTCCCAGTGCGGGGCCGGCGCGCCCTTGCCCATGATCCGGCCGGTGACCGAGACGAACTGGAAGTAGATGTAGCGGACGTCGTGCTCGTCGATCTTTCTCCGGACCTCGCGGATGGCGTCGTCGCGCCCTGGTTGGTCGAGGAAGGCTTCAAGATCGGTGGACATTTCTGGACCTCCGAAGGTTCGGGAGTCTGGGCCCGGCGTGAGCGCGGCCACACCGCGTGCAGCACCGCAGAGTAGACCGCGTTTACTCACAGGCGACAACCCTTGACAGCAGATTTTCTGTGTGCGGGCCCCGTCCGAGGGGCCTCGAAGGCCGTCGATCCGACTGTCAGGGAAAGTCGATCAGCTGGTCAAGCCCCTGGCGGGGCGTCATCCGCTCGCGGTGCTTGATCCGTCCGGGCCCGGCCGGCGGGATCGCCGGAAAAGAGATGTCCACTACGGGTGGACGCTGTTCACACAACGCCCTATGCTCCCGGTCACATCCGACCGAGACCCACCACGAGCCTGGAGGCAACGCGTGGACGGATCGACCAACGGTGCGCACGGTCGTCACGGAGCGCCGCGAGGGAACGGGTGGGGGGCCGTCGGCAAGGTCGGCTCCTCGTTCCGGGCGAGCGTTCCCGGCCGCAACGGCACCAACGGCACCAATGGCAGCAGCAAGATTCGCGGCTACTCCGCCTGGCACCTGTTCCAGCACGGCCTCTCGAACGCCGAGTGGCCGCGGAACTGGCGCGAGCACGACCTCGCGGACAGCTACGACGTCGTGATCATCGGTGGTGGTGTCCACGGGCTGGCCACGGCGTACTACCTCGCGGTCAACCACGGCATCACCAACGTCGCCGTCCTCGAGAAGGCCTACATCGGCAGCGGTGGATCGGGGCGCAACACCGCGATCCTGCGGTCGAACTACCTCACCCCCGAGGGCGTGCGGTTCTACGACCGCTCCGTGAAGCTGTACGAGCACCTCGCCGCCGACCTGAACTTCAACGTCATGTTCTCCCAGCGCGGGCACATGACGCTGGCGCACAACGACTCCTCGCTGCGCACCATGCGGTGGCGCGCCGAGGTGAACAAGGCCCAGGGCGTCGACTCGGACGTGATCGGGCCGGACAAGATCAAAGAGCTCGTCCCCTACATGGACACCTCGTCGTACGCGCGGTATCCGATCCTGGGGGCGCTCTACCACCCGCCTGGCGGCATCGTCCGGCACGACGCGGTGGTCTGGGGGTACGCGCGCGGCGCGGACCTGCACGGGGTGCACATCCACCAG
It contains:
- a CDS encoding FMN-binding glutamate synthase family protein, whose translation is MADETAPSEHTVLGRSQIFTPEVINDIHMKAELGRYRMRGGGIFKKIPHWDDLVFLPGTLTRFVIEGYREKCETKTVLGARFAKKPLELDIPVYITGMSFGALSLEAKMALAKGASMAGTATCSGEGGMIPPERDLSTKWYYQVIQSRYGFNPHHLMLADAIEFFIGQGCKVGMGGHLMGQKVTEQVAEMRSLPAGIDQRSPARHPDWLGPDDLSLKIQEIREATDYQVPIQLKLGASRVYDDVRMAAKCGPDVIFLDGAEGGTGAGPHIATEETGIPLMSAIPEARRALEDVGLADEIDLVVAGGIRNGGDIAKCIALGAKAVAIGTAALMALGSNKNIPGVTDYEGTIGVPASDFYHMHTGRDPAGITTQDPELRKRLVVDEAAERVYNFLHTLTLEVQMLARACGKTDVHSLEPEDLAALTTESAAMARVPLAGTKYIPGVTEEETLTEIRDLLAKHIANDTGGSRDV
- a CDS encoding GXGXG motif-containing protein, encoding MVAVNETSRPVRYDVRGLAEPDAEAPKTARIDGDSAVIDAADLSPRLINLELRRLVYGEDIRNVTITNPGAKHSVAVGLLARCRITIDGSLGYFACTLGDGPEIHVTGRVGWSLGENMMSGVVVVDKNAGSLTGAALRGGDLVIRGHVGARTGIDQKGGTILVGGNTGSMTGFMMQRGRQIICGDAGPGLGDSMYDGSIYVAGKVASLGVDCVEEEMGPEDHELLDRKFRIYRMDKPDTFRKFVCGKQLYNYDTLEPSERKLVL
- a CDS encoding MFS transporter encodes the protein MSNNAVDDTPSDSSARRRFLTRLTIVVAGGMFIDGYVLGIIGTVIGNVATDLELSVLGEGLIGAAALIGIFAGGPLGGYFADKFGRKPMFTIDLGIFVVGSVLQFFVESSWQLFLVRLLMGVAVGAEYSIGWPLMAEFAPARLRGRCLALSEVAWYVGFVAAFVVGYLLITFYQADWRVVLATSTIPAVILFVGRLGLPESPRWLINKGRTEEARHIAETWIEEGPDQDDIFGEGQATGSFRSLFSARHWRATAFISIFWFCTVTPYFAIATFSASVLTQYGLGEDGLLGAIGVNGVALAGVVVSCLLIDRVGRRAFTIPQQWVCAVVLVAIGLWTSAPPWVILACFLVFAFANAMCTALTGVYPGEVLPTEIRGIGTGFATAVSRVGAGIGTFLFPWSMSDLGPGTTMLVAAGVCVVGAAVSQVLAPETAGRTLNEISGGSPAEPLATVSE
- a CDS encoding NAD(P)/FAD-dependent oxidoreductase translates to MGPAGNEADADVIVVGAGVAGLVVARELGREGLRVVVLEARDRLGGRVWTDRRLGRDLEIGGTWLHWTQPHVWAEIARYGLDITRGPRPETAYWLAADQVRTGTLDEFMELIDPGMRRVLDGTMQWIPRPHQPVSNPELASVDGFSIAEKLAEAELSDEELQANEAAWVGHFNAPLEAGAFTNALRWTAAAAGSWHLMHEASAVFRLAEGTRSLVDAIAAEVTGEIRTGAEVVRVEHGDGRATVRLADGETLSAKRVVLTLPQNILGDLDVSPPLNEAKRAASKEGTASQGVKAWIRVRGPLQPFFAYSAADRPLAVVRTEYLGDDDAVLVGFGADSTRLDPNDIDQVRAALRVWRDDLEVLEVTGHDWMSDPHSRETWLMQRPGQLTRYLEGQQASEGALHLASSDTANVWAGFIDGAIESALHVSREIRRTLAGGPTAGDARAQQS
- a CDS encoding APC family permease, with translation MAGIAPEPEHTTATTSVADDDRLHRTLDWKGAFWIASGVPALVLFSIGTIAATIGAPSVLVWGVSIAFGLVQSFIWAEIAGLFPRKSGGASVYGAMAWVRYSKLVAPLSVWCNWLAWSPVLMIGSSLAAGYVLTALFPADAVVNTWSMTLLPLEFLSEGLELRINATFVVAALFLLLVFALQHGGILRAARVQTIIGLAVLVPLLIIGLVPLLTGDVLASNFAPFVPLSGAWDLSGWTLLAGGLFLAAWSAYAFETSICYTAEFRDPGRDTVRAIMAAGLACLVIYLLVPIAFQGALGPERLAEPGIVDGDGVGQAMTEIVGGGPVIANLLIVMLVLALLLTIMTTMAGSSRTLYQGSRDGWLPRFLGHANRHGAPTRAMWTDLVFNLLLLLLSDAVFVLAASTVCYMIFNFLNLNAGWMHRLDNPSTPRPFRAPTALLALGTVLAFVNALLLGWGASVWGAGALVFGLVGAAIILPVFAYRHFVQDRGVFPDTMYEDLPASERGPTGVLVRRAGIRPFLALAGGVAMVVVGQVLAAVAG
- the ribA gene encoding GTP cyclohydrolase II, whose amino-acid sequence is MSHVDDAIEALSRAGVVLVVDDEDRENEGDLIMAAEYADTDSVAYFLEHTSGFLCVAIDEERAAELDLGLMVPENTEKQGTAFLVSVDYLPGTTTGISAGDRAATIRALADPALDPADLARPGHIMPLLARPGGVLERPGHTEAGVDLCRMAGLSGAALLCEIVTPDRRSMLRGDGLADFARRHRIPIVTIDELRAYRSAARPVVTRTGQSMLPTEAGTFEAIAYRSPGEGVEHMALVMGDVTSGSPLVRLHSECITGDIAGSLRCDCGTQLRAAMAAISEAGAGVLVYLRGHEGRGIGLGDKLRAYQLQMHEGLDTVDANVSLGLPVDGRDYGAACDILVDLGVRRVRLLTNNPDKVRAVEAAGLSVERAAHEFHANHHNVRYLEAKRDRLGHELHQLA
- a CDS encoding helix-turn-helix domain-containing protein, which translates into the protein MRPRPVGSVEPEQAPPATSPVTDDNDLEKIIAARAREHRMLKGLTISALARDVGISKAMLSKIEHAQTSCSLSILKRLAAALEIPVTALFRGADADREAVYTPAGQGALIIRRGSHVGHLYRLLGGLRGEHKRLEPLLCTLTESSEVFPVFQHSGTEFLYMLEGVMVYVHGDARYEMKPGDALIFDGEGPHGPETLNQLPVVFLTITAYPQ